The following nucleotide sequence is from Arvicola amphibius chromosome 1, mArvAmp1.2, whole genome shotgun sequence.
ttttttttttttttttaccccggCCCGACGAAGCAGACTTCTCAGTCCATTTAGTAGCTGCTGCGTGCTTAGGGGCCTGGGGAAAAGGCCCTTCCTCCCATTGCTTCCCTGTTGTCCCGAGCCCCAAGCCTGCCCTGAAACCTCTCCCCTAATCTCCAAGGCAGGCGGGACATTCTTAACCTTCAGCTGCTTTGGGTAAATTCGGCCCATTCTTGCAAATGCGGTCGCGGCCCATTCTAGTAAAATGGCAAAGACTTTATTTATCGGAGAAAGAGGCCTTGGGTACAGTCGGAGAAAGAGGGGGCAGGGGGGCAGGAGCTGGGAAGGGGCATCCGGAACCCACCCTCAGCGGACCACCCTCGTTCATATGGCCAAGTGGAAACGGGAGAAAGATGTTGACAGACAAACCCAAAGCTGCAGAAAAGATGAGGGTGAGCCTTTGGGTCGCCCATCTTTAGGTCTCTGTCAcatgcaaaaaggaaaaaaatcttaaaagagtaaaaaataatCCCAGGGCTTTGGGTTCTGTTATTGACGGTTGCTTGGGTGCTCCCTTGCTTTTTCCCTAAGAGCCAGACTCCAGCAGTCAGTCCGAGAAAAATGCAAGAAGGtttggagaaattttaaaaatagtgtacATAGGGAGGCAGACACGCCATCGAAAACAGACTTCTCTGGCTAGGGAGAGAAAAGATCGATTTTGAAACTTGCAAGTCAAGGCTAGGctgttcccccccaccccattctcacgcaggaaaaaaaaggcagaagtaAATGAAAAGTCAACTGTAATAGGCCGAGGGAGTGAGCGAACCGGTGCATTCGCTAcatgcagagaaaaatgaaaacagcttcTAGACCGCAGCTTCTAGACCGCTCTCATGTCCGCCTCACCGTCAGCCGACCTGGTAGCACTCGGGCTTTGACAAAATCGAAATATCTgcgattaaaaaaataataataaaataaaataaagaaaaagatcagACTGCGTTGGGAGAAACCCTCTATATAGGCTTAAATATTTATACAGAAGCCATACAGAATTGCACGGCGAGGGCTTCCGGGGCGGCGGAGGCCGCGTGTGGCTGCCGGCCCCGCCGGCCGGCCCGGATTTATTGCTTCGAGAGGGAAGAGGTGGCTGTCAGGAGCCAAGTCCGGGGCCCCGGGCCCCGGGCCCCGGGTTGAGGCAGGAGATGCAGAGGAGGTCCCAGCTCCCCTTAGCGGTCCGGTCCGGGAGACGGCGGGCATGCGGGCGCTTGGGACCCGGGAGGCAGAAGGTCCAGGGCGCTGCTCAATCGTCCACGTCGATTTCTTCGTCTTCCTCGTCCTCTGAGCAGTCCTGGCTGCTGGCTCGCTGGTCCGTGAGTGGAGAGGCCGGCGAGAGCTGCAATGGCCCACCGCCCGGGGCTTGCGGGGCGCCTGGGGGGAGCGCGGGAGAACCAGGCCTAGACTTGGCCCTGCCGcagccgccaccgccgccgcccgAAGCCTCCGAGTTCTGCTCGAGTTCGGCCAGTGCCACGATGTCCATCTGCCCGCTGGGGCCCAGTTTCTTGGCGGACTCCACGTCGGCCTTCATCTCCTCCAGATCCCGCTTGAGCTTGGCGCGCCGATTCTGGAACCAGGTGATGACCTGTGCGTTGGTGAGGCCCAGCTGCTGCGCAATTTGGTCGCGATCTGCCGGGGACAGGTACTTCTGGTATAGAAAACGTTTCTCCAACTCGTATATCTGGTGGTTGGTAAAGGCCGTGCGTGATTTTCGTCGTTTCTTGGGCGTCTGTCGTTGCCCGAAAATGGTCATCCCATCGCGGCCTGGAAAGAAATGACAGTGTTCGCTCGCAACGGGAGAGTGAAGACCCCACCCAGACTCTATCCCATAACTCTCCACCAGACCCAGGCCCATCTCGCTGTTGTTTcctcttcaatttgattccagtCTCTATACCAAAGCAAGCTGGGCCATGGGAAACATCCTGTCTTTGATCTCCTGGAATTCCCTAGGAAAAATCGTTTTGATCTCTGCTCCCTAAGAGTTGATCTGAAAGACCTGAAGTCTCACAGAGTACAGAGAAGCCAAACAGAGACTCCCCAAATGTGTTCTGAACACGGATTTTCCGCCCCTTCCCAATGGCCCGACTCCAGCCTACCCAGAAGTTTCCTGGAAAAGATTATCTCTCTCACCCACTACAAGAGTAAAGTCAGGGAGCATCCAAGCCGATGGGGACTCTAAGAAGCCGGTCAGACTTCAGCGAGAGCTTgggttcccccccacacacctctcTCAGATCACCCCTACTCAGGACGCAGAGGTCCCTAGGAAATAGGGTCCGGCTTCACTGATCTCTACACCCATTTTGGCTGCAGAAACTAGGACAGGAGAGACCTGACGGCCGGcgtgggcagaggcaggggagttAAGAAGTACTGGGCACTGAGTGTGGGCGACTAGGCACAGGGCAATCTAGGTTGTGCCTACCTTCGGCTGCCTGCAGGACGCTGACCTCCAATCCCTTAAAGGTCTTGCTGGCGAGCTCCTCCAGCGCGCACAGCGGCGAGGTCTGCGAGAGCAGAGCGCGGCCGGCCAGGGGCAAGCCGCCTGGCGCGTGCTTGTCCGCGGCCGCCAGCAGGTGCGCCGCCCCACACAGCGAGTAACTTCTCCGCACTGACGGCTTGTTGAGGATGTCCTCAATGCTGAACGGCGTCAGGGGCTTGTTGGAGTTGGCGGGCGGCGGCAGGTGGTCCAGAGGGCTGCGCCGCCGCTCCTCCCCCGGCGCCGCCTTGCCGTCCTCCTTGGAAGTCATCTCGGCCTCGCTTGGGGGCCCGGCCGGGGAGGCTCGGGCCGCGGGGACCCAGCCCGCGGGCAACTCGGGCGCCCGACGGTGCgaaaggaaggcaggaggccGCACCGGGCAGGGTACGGATGGGCAACGGGCCGATTAGCGCGGCGACCCTGGCAGGCGGAGCGGCGCGGGGCCCCGGGAGGAGAGCGCTGACGCGGACGCCGCCGCCGCCGGGGTTTCCAGCAAGCCCGGGCCGGAGCCGGGAAGCGCCGAGCCGGGCTCCAGTTTCGCCAGTCCCGGTGCTATTTAAAGGTGTCAGGTGGCTCCGTCGCGGCGGCTCCTGGCCCCGGGTCCTGGCGGCGGCAGTTGGAAGAGCCGAGACGAGGGCGCCGATCCCGGACTGCGAGGGGAGGCGGAGAGATGGGGCAATTGACTATTGCTAACAAGTTAGCCTTGATCGAGGAGTAATCAATTATCTGCAGCggcacttctctttctttcttcgcTCTCCcgtctttcccctctctcttctttctctctgttctctctccccctgtcctccctctctctctccctccctccctctcttcactcCACTCTGCTCCCCCCGTCCGTCTCCTTCTCTACCTCTCCCTCGCCCTCTCTTTCACTCTCTGTCTGTCCAATGCAGGCGGCTCTAAGTTGGGAAGCTCATTAATTAGCGGGCCGAGGGTAGGAGGAGCCGGCTGGAATTAGCCTGCCTAATGCGCCTGTCAGTCCCGGCTCTCCGCCGTACTCGGCCCGAGATGTTTGTAAATTATATTAGAGGCGCCTTTAGTGCTCCCGAACCTGGGGTGACTAAAAAGCTACGCCCCCACCCCAAACTGAGAGCCGCACTCCAGTACACCGGTCTCCTGCCGGCCTGGCCGGACGCGATGGCAGGACCAGCCGGGAGGTCTCAGGCTCTGCAAGCCGCGGCTGTGGAGCTAGAGAAGGGTACCAGGAGCCCCAGTCGCCTAGTGACGCGGCCGCCGCGCGGGCCAGGTAAGAACTGGATCCCGGGCGGGCCCCCGCTACTGCCCAACGTGGACTTTGATGATTCCAAATCAAGAATCCAGCGCCCCTATTCCCAGACTCCCTTGTCACCCAACCGCAGCCCTGGGCCGTGTGCCTGGAAAAGGAGAAGCTGAAGACTCCCGGGGGCTGGCCCCTAGAAGGTCAGAGCGGGCTTCACAGCCCTGGGTGGGCGGCACGGGACAGAGGTGGGGAGCCtaagggttgggggaggggaacaatTGGAGAGCTCAGTCTTCCCCACCCCGAGAGGCGGAGGGAGGAGTTGGCGGTTCTGCAAGCCTCTCCCCTGGCCTGAGCCTGAGGCGGGCGCCCTACCTCCTTCTGCAATCTTGCACACTCTTTCCTCCCGCCGCGGCTCTCGGGGCCAGCTAGGGCCACCTCACGTCTGATGAAAGGCGCCTGACGGAAACTCAGCCGGTGTCGGGGTTACTCCGA
It contains:
- the Lbx1 gene encoding transcription factor LBX1, which encodes MTSKEDGKAAPGEERRRSPLDHLPPPANSNKPLTPFSIEDILNKPSVRRSYSLCGAAHLLAAADKHAPGGLPLAGRALLSQTSPLCALEELASKTFKGLEVSVLQAAEGRDGMTIFGQRQTPKKRRKSRTAFTNHQIYELEKRFLYQKYLSPADRDQIAQQLGLTNAQVITWFQNRRAKLKRDLEEMKADVESAKKLGPSGQMDIVALAELEQNSEASGGGGGGCGRAKSRPGSPALPPGAPQAPGGGPLQLSPASPLTDQRASSQDCSEDEEDEEIDVDD